A stretch of Paracoccus sp. N5 DNA encodes these proteins:
- a CDS encoding D-alanyl-D-alanine carboxypeptidase family protein, with amino-acid sequence MSRISKNVRLGLMILLAWAVPMAVAAAPFAAFVMDARTGQEIYSQNADTRLHPASLTKMMTLYLAFNAIERGQVRLDSKFLVSSHAASQPPSRLGLKAGQRIELRYLIRAAAVKSANDAATVIGEGLAGSEPKFAAQMTQMARALGMRNSNFRNANGLTIEGHYSTARDMSILGRRLFYDFPQYYSIFSRRSADAGIATVSSTNRRFLDSYEGADGIKTGYTRAAGFNLTASAKRGSKRIVATVLGGNSTAHRNAVMAQLLDAGFGKAPNRVREVKPAPPQLVAEKKVRRTVQVATVVPTSPGSAASSVRLSASDRPVARASTAAVVTPAAISAAVSRAQARAGSRATGDAGTLAASARPNRKPGAGPVANAAVDPNVLARAARPAARPEEGDASEAMAEPVQGQPAPNQIDAVRPAPAPRSDRSASLAPADTAGSASLFVQSTAPQPESLALLASPAPERRSETIILASLQPDEAAPEPTEIVSRGTGGGKGWGVNLGLFRSQREAEQLLLKTALQENAALGSAVSRVANTKRGFEANFVGMAKETAELACDRLAARQQDCTVVGP; translated from the coding sequence GTGAGCAGAATCAGCAAGAATGTCCGCTTGGGACTGATGATCCTATTGGCATGGGCCGTGCCCATGGCCGTGGCAGCGGCGCCTTTCGCGGCCTTCGTCATGGATGCGCGCACGGGGCAGGAAATCTATTCGCAGAACGCCGACACGCGGCTGCATCCCGCCTCGCTGACCAAGATGATGACGCTTTACCTGGCCTTCAACGCCATCGAGCGCGGCCAGGTCCGGCTGGACAGCAAGTTCCTGGTGTCGAGCCATGCCGCCTCGCAGCCGCCGTCGCGGCTGGGGCTCAAGGCGGGGCAACGCATCGAGCTGCGCTATCTGATCCGCGCCGCGGCGGTGAAATCCGCCAATGACGCCGCCACCGTGATCGGCGAGGGCCTGGCGGGCTCCGAGCCGAAATTCGCCGCGCAGATGACGCAGATGGCGCGCGCGCTCGGCATGCGCAACTCGAATTTCCGCAACGCCAACGGGTTGACGATCGAGGGGCATTATTCCACCGCCCGCGACATGTCGATCCTGGGCCGGCGGCTGTTCTACGATTTCCCGCAATATTACTCGATCTTCTCGCGCCGCTCGGCGGATGCGGGCATCGCCACGGTGTCGAGCACCAACCGCCGTTTCCTGGACAGCTACGAGGGCGCGGACGGGATCAAGACCGGCTATACCCGCGCGGCGGGCTTCAACCTGACCGCCTCGGCCAAGCGCGGCTCCAAGCGCATCGTGGCGACGGTTCTGGGCGGCAATTCGACCGCGCATCGCAACGCGGTGATGGCGCAGCTGCTGGATGCCGGTTTCGGAAAGGCCCCCAACCGTGTGCGTGAGGTAAAGCCCGCCCCGCCGCAGCTCGTGGCCGAGAAGAAGGTGCGCCGCACGGTGCAGGTCGCGACCGTGGTGCCGACGAGCCCCGGCTCCGCCGCATCCTCGGTGCGGCTCTCGGCCTCGGACCGGCCGGTGGCGCGGGCTTCGACCGCGGCGGTGGTGACCCCCGCGGCAATCTCGGCGGCGGTGTCGCGCGCCCAGGCCAGGGCCGGTTCGCGCGCCACGGGCGATGCCGGCACGCTGGCCGCCAGCGCCCGGCCGAACCGCAAGCCCGGCGCGGGCCCGGTCGCCAATGCCGCCGTCGATCCGAACGTGCTGGCCCGGGCCGCCCGCCCCGCGGCGCGCCCCGAAGAGGGCGACGCCTCCGAAGCGATGGCCGAGCCGGTGCAAGGCCAACCCGCACCGAACCAGATCGACGCCGTCCGCCCTGCCCCGGCGCCGCGCAGCGACCGGTCGGCCAGCCTGGCACCCGCTGATACGGCCGGTTCCGCCTCGCTGTTCGTGCAAAGCACCGCGCCGCAGCCGGAAAGCCTGGCGCTGCTGGCCTCGCCTGCGCCCGAGCGGCGTTCGGAAACCATCATCCTGGCCTCGCTGCAGCCTGACGAAGCCGCGCCCGAGCCGACCGAGATCGTCTCGCGCGGAACCGGCGGCGGCAAGGGCTGGGGCGTGAACCTGGGCCTCTTCCGCTCGCAGCGCGAGGCCGAACAATTGCTGTTGAAGACGGCGTTGCAGGAGAATGCCGCGCTGGGCAGCGCGGTCAGCCGCGTCGCCAATACCAAGCGCGGCTTCGAGGCGAATTTCGTCGGCATGGCGAAAGAGACCGCCGAACTGGCCTGCGACCGCCTGGCCGCACGACAGCAGGACTGCACGGTGGTTGGTCCCTGA
- the ccoS gene encoding cbb3-type cytochrome oxidase assembly protein CcoS, whose amino-acid sequence MEVLSILIPVSLGLGTLGLLAFVWALRGRQYEDPKGDAERILSQEWDDHPKP is encoded by the coding sequence ATGGAAGTTCTCAGCATCCTGATTCCGGTTTCCCTGGGCCTGGGCACGCTGGGCCTTCTGGCCTTCGTCTGGGCCCTGCGCGGCCGGCAATACGAGGACCCCAAGGGCGACGCCGAGCGGATCCTCAGCCAGGAGTGGGACGACCATCCCAAGCCCTGA
- a CDS encoding heavy metal translocating P-type ATPase: MSDATLHEHELRLSACPACDAAPLAQRLADARGGQADVILSLPTIHCATCITDVERVLTRHPGVRAARVNLTLRRVTVDAPGLSAAELIPVVESIGYEAHELDPAALSASAADRQGRDILMRIGVSGFAMMNIMILSVAVWSGADDATRDLFHWISGAIALPTVAFAGQPFFASAWRALRHGRLGMDVPISLALVLASAISVYETVHSGHHAYFDAAVMLCFFLLIGRYLDYRTRAVARSAAEELTALEVPRAFRLTAAGEEPVPVAELVPGDLIRIRPGARVPADGEIAEGRSEIDRALLTGESIPVAAAPGMALSAGEVNLTGPLVLRVTAAGRDSSLARLTALVAAAESARGHYTGLADRASRLYSPLVHLMAFCSFLGWYLATHDLRLAVNVAAAVLIITCPCALGLAVPAVITAASGRLFRRGMLIKDGTALERLADVDCVVFDKTGTLTMGVPQLVSLDGLAPETRPAALALAQGSGHPLSQALAQALAEAGTQPAALEDLREVPGYGIAGRWQGREVRLGRADWLGASHGDARLSASWLDLGQGVPIRLEFSDRLRPGAETCVARLLARRQRVLLLSGDAAPVVEDLAARLGIAEWRAGVTPLDKAEAVRALGSEGHHVLMVGDGLNDTAALAEAHVSISPASALDAARTASDIVLMGSDLGPVAEALDVARRARSRIKENFAISLGYNVVAVPFAIAGLATPLMAALAMSLSSISVTLNALRLR, translated from the coding sequence ATGTCCGACGCCACCCTGCACGAGCATGAGCTGCGGCTCTCGGCCTGCCCGGCCTGCGACGCGGCGCCCCTGGCGCAGCGCCTGGCCGATGCGCGGGGCGGGCAGGCCGACGTGATCCTGTCGCTGCCGACGATCCATTGCGCGACCTGCATCACCGATGTCGAGCGGGTGCTGACCCGCCATCCCGGCGTGCGCGCGGCGCGGGTGAACCTGACCCTGCGCCGGGTGACGGTGGATGCCCCGGGCCTGAGTGCCGCCGAGTTGATCCCGGTCGTCGAATCCATCGGCTACGAGGCGCATGAGCTCGACCCTGCCGCGCTGTCGGCCAGCGCCGCCGACCGGCAGGGCCGCGACATCCTGATGCGCATCGGCGTCTCGGGTTTCGCGATGATGAACATCATGATCCTGTCCGTCGCGGTCTGGTCGGGGGCCGACGATGCCACCCGCGACCTGTTCCACTGGATCTCGGGCGCTATCGCCCTGCCGACGGTGGCCTTTGCCGGCCAGCCCTTCTTTGCCAGCGCCTGGCGGGCCTTGCGCCACGGCCGGCTGGGCATGGACGTGCCGATCTCGCTGGCGCTGGTGCTGGCCTCGGCGATCTCGGTCTATGAGACGGTGCATTCCGGCCATCACGCCTATTTCGACGCGGCGGTGATGCTGTGCTTCTTCCTGCTGATCGGCCGCTACCTGGACTATCGCACCCGTGCCGTGGCGCGTTCCGCCGCCGAGGAGCTGACCGCGCTCGAGGTGCCGCGCGCCTTTCGCCTGACCGCGGCGGGGGAGGAACCGGTGCCGGTGGCCGAGCTGGTCCCGGGCGACCTGATCCGCATCCGCCCCGGCGCCCGCGTGCCCGCCGATGGCGAGATCGCCGAAGGCCGCAGCGAGATCGACCGCGCGCTGCTGACCGGCGAAAGCATTCCGGTCGCGGCCGCGCCGGGCATGGCGCTGTCGGCGGGCGAGGTGAACCTGACCGGCCCGCTGGTGCTGCGCGTGACGGCGGCCGGGCGCGACAGTTCGCTCGCGCGGCTGACGGCGCTGGTCGCGGCGGCGGAATCGGCGCGCGGGCATTACACCGGACTGGCCGACCGGGCCTCGCGGCTTTATTCGCCGCTGGTGCATCTGATGGCCTTCTGCAGCTTCCTCGGCTGGTATCTGGCCACGCATGACCTGCGGCTGGCGGTGAACGTCGCCGCGGCGGTGCTGATCATCACCTGCCCCTGCGCCCTGGGCCTGGCGGTGCCGGCGGTGATCACCGCGGCCTCGGGGCGGCTGTTCCGGCGCGGCATGCTGATCAAGGACGGCACGGCGCTGGAGCGGCTGGCCGATGTCGATTGCGTGGTCTTCGACAAGACCGGGACGCTGACCATGGGCGTGCCGCAGCTGGTCTCGCTGGACGGCCTCGCCCCCGAGACGCGGCCGGCGGCGCTGGCGCTGGCGCAAGGGTCGGGCCATCCGCTGTCGCAGGCCCTGGCCCAGGCGCTGGCCGAGGCGGGCACGCAGCCGGCGGCCCTGGAGGATCTGCGCGAAGTGCCGGGCTACGGCATCGCCGGGCGCTGGCAGGGGCGCGAGGTCCGGCTCGGCCGCGCCGATTGGCTGGGCGCCAGCCATGGCGACGCGCGGCTTTCGGCCAGCTGGCTGGACCTGGGGCAGGGCGTCCCGATCCGGCTGGAGTTTTCCGACCGGCTGCGCCCGGGCGCCGAGACCTGCGTCGCCCGGCTGCTGGCGCGGCGGCAGCGCGTGCTGCTGCTGTCCGGCGATGCGGCGCCGGTGGTCGAGGATCTGGCGGCGCGGCTCGGCATCGCCGAATGGCGCGCCGGGGTGACGCCGCTCGACAAGGCCGAGGCCGTCCGCGCCTTGGGCAGCGAAGGGCATCATGTGCTGATGGTCGGCGACGGGCTCAACGATACCGCCGCGCTGGCCGAGGCGCATGTCTCGATCTCGCCCGCCTCGGCGCTGGATGCGGCCCGCACCGCCTCGGACATCGTGCTGATGGGCAGCGACCTCGGCCCGGTGGCCGAGGCGCTGGACGTCGCCCGCCGCGCGCGTTCCCGGATCAAGGAGAATTTCGCCATTTCGCTGGGCTATAATGTCGTCGCGGTGCCCTTTGCCATCGCGGGTCTCGCCACGCCGCTGATGGCGGCGCTGGCCATGTCGCTGAGCTCGATCAGCGTGACGCTGAACGCCCTGCGGCTGCGTTAG
- a CDS encoding FixH family protein: protein MARELTGRHVLLITLAAFGTIIAVNVFMAVKAVGTFPGLEVKNSYVASQTFDRERAAQQALDWTVTPDYDGRELVLVIRDAQGNPAPVKTLDVTIGRPTHVREDQHPTFAYAGGLFRAPLHLAPGLWNIHLVATAPDGTVFRQRIDHYHGNRVN from the coding sequence ATGGCGCGCGAACTGACCGGCCGGCATGTGCTGCTGATTACCCTTGCGGCCTTCGGCACCATCATCGCGGTCAATGTCTTCATGGCCGTCAAGGCGGTGGGCACCTTTCCGGGGCTCGAGGTCAAGAACAGCTATGTCGCCTCGCAGACCTTCGACCGCGAGCGCGCGGCGCAGCAGGCGCTGGACTGGACCGTGACGCCCGATTACGACGGACGCGAGCTGGTGCTGGTGATCCGCGACGCCCAGGGCAATCCGGCCCCCGTCAAGACGCTGGATGTCACCATCGGCCGCCCGACCCATGTGCGCGAGGACCAGCACCCGACCTTCGCCTATGCCGGCGGGCTGTTTCGCGCGCCGTTGCATCTGGCGCCGGGGCTGTGGAACATCCACCTGGTGGCGACGGCGCCCGACGGCACGGTGTTTCGCCAGCGCATCGACCACTACCATGGCAACCGGGTGAACTGA
- the ccoG gene encoding cytochrome c oxidase accessory protein CcoG, with protein MSQSDIDPPRLYAAREPIFPRRVQGTFRNLKWIIMAVTLGIYYLTPWIRWDRGPSLPDQAVLVDLANRRFYFFWIEIWPHEFYFVAGLLVMAGLGLFLFTSALGRVWCGYACPQTVWTDLFILTERWVEGDRNARVRLWNEPWSARKLRLRLSKWTIWLVIAALTGGAWVFYFTDAPTLLGNLLTGQAHPVAYITIATMTATTFLFGGFAREQICIYACPWPRIQAAMMDEDTLTVAYRDWRGEERGKIHKGELTRSDGGTKGDCIDCMACVNVCPMGIDIRDGQQMECITCALCIDACDDVMDRIGKPRGLIDYMALRDETAERAGGQPKPLMKHILRPRTILYFTLWAGIGAALVVALFMRSPLDLNVTPVRNPLYVTMADGAIRNTYALRLRNKQAEAHDFTLSVAGPGGGAPAGTQVSLEGQPDGRVSVAADSTQTQRVYITAEKGSALAEGGQAELTLWVEDATDGVRASIDTVFHGRSE; from the coding sequence ATGTCGCAATCCGACATCGACCCGCCACGTCTTTATGCCGCCCGCGAGCCGATCTTTCCGCGCCGGGTGCAGGGCACCTTTCGCAACCTGAAATGGATCATCATGGCGGTGACGCTGGGGATCTATTACCTCACGCCCTGGATCCGCTGGGACCGCGGCCCCAGCCTGCCCGACCAGGCGGTGCTGGTCGATCTGGCAAACCGCCGCTTCTATTTCTTCTGGATCGAGATCTGGCCGCATGAATTCTATTTCGTCGCGGGGCTTCTGGTCATGGCGGGGCTGGGGCTGTTTCTGTTCACCTCGGCGCTGGGGCGGGTCTGGTGCGGCTATGCCTGTCCGCAGACGGTCTGGACCGACCTGTTCATCCTGACCGAGCGCTGGGTCGAGGGCGACCGCAATGCCCGCGTCCGGCTGTGGAACGAACCCTGGAGCGCCAGGAAGCTGCGGCTGCGGCTGTCGAAATGGACCATCTGGCTGGTGATCGCGGCGCTGACCGGCGGCGCCTGGGTGTTCTATTTCACCGATGCGCCGACGCTTCTGGGCAACCTGCTGACCGGCCAGGCGCATCCGGTGGCCTATATCACCATCGCGACCATGACCGCGACGACTTTCCTGTTCGGCGGCTTCGCCCGCGAACAGATCTGCATCTATGCCTGCCCCTGGCCGCGCATCCAGGCCGCGATGATGGACGAGGACACGCTGACCGTCGCCTATCGCGACTGGCGCGGCGAGGAACGCGGCAAGATCCACAAGGGCGAGCTGACCCGCTCGGACGGCGGCACCAAGGGCGATTGCATCGACTGCATGGCCTGCGTCAACGTCTGCCCGATGGGCATCGACATCCGCGACGGCCAGCAGATGGAATGCATCACCTGCGCTTTGTGCATCGACGCCTGCGACGACGTGATGGACAGGATCGGCAAGCCGCGCGGGCTGATCGACTACATGGCGCTGCGCGACGAGACCGCCGAGCGCGCCGGCGGCCAGCCCAAGCCGCTGATGAAGCACATCCTGCGGCCGCGCACGATCCTGTATTTCACGCTCTGGGCCGGGATCGGTGCTGCGCTGGTCGTGGCGCTGTTCATGCGCTCGCCGCTGGACCTCAACGTGACGCCGGTGCGCAATCCGCTCTATGTCACCATGGCCGATGGCGCGATCCGCAACACCTATGCGCTGCGGCTGCGCAACAAGCAGGCCGAGGCGCATGACTTCACGCTTTCGGTCGCCGGTCCCGGCGGCGGCGCGCCGGCGGGCACCCAGGTCTCGCTGGAGGGCCAGCCCGATGGCCGGGTCAGCGTCGCCGCCGACAGCACCCAGACCCAGCGCGTCTATATCACCGCCGAAAAGGGCTCGGCCTTGGCCGAGGGCGGCCAGGCGGAGTTGACGCTGTGGGTCGAGGATGCCACCGATGGCGTCAGGGCCAGCATCGACACGGTCTTTCACGGAAGGAGCGAATGA
- the ccoP gene encoding cytochrome-c oxidase, cbb3-type subunit III — MADTDDEHTSPQNPDNRIELERMAADEENKAQIAAHPPVGPDGRPLHRPAGSTRVVRDRKGVRKVVEVPSTGHSWDGIEEYDNPLPRWWLWSFYATIVWGLAYVVAYPAIPLLNGATQGVLGTTYRSDVAAEIQRFKDANAPIQAKLVETPLDQVAADPDLANYTANAGAAIFRTWCAQCHGSGAGGNPGYPTLLDNDWLWGGTLDDIHTTVQHGIRDPKDEETRYSEMPKFGTDELLDNSQIAQVVNYVLELGGQPHDADLAAEGATVFADNCTACHAEDGTGDRAQGAPDLTDAVWLYGSDPATITRIVHDGPFGVMPAWNGRLSEADIRAVASYVHGLGGGE, encoded by the coding sequence ATGGCCGACACCGACGACGAGCACACCAGCCCCCAGAACCCCGACAACCGGATCGAACTGGAACGCATGGCCGCGGACGAGGAGAACAAGGCGCAGATCGCCGCGCATCCGCCCGTGGGGCCCGACGGCCGGCCGCTGCACCGCCCGGCCGGCAGCACCCGCGTGGTGCGCGACCGCAAGGGCGTGCGCAAGGTGGTCGAGGTGCCCTCGACCGGCCATAGCTGGGACGGGATCGAGGAATACGACAACCCGCTGCCGCGCTGGTGGCTGTGGTCCTTCTATGCCACCATCGTCTGGGGCCTGGCCTATGTCGTGGCCTATCCGGCCATCCCGCTGCTGAACGGCGCGACCCAGGGCGTGCTGGGCACCACCTATCGCAGCGATGTCGCGGCCGAGATCCAGCGCTTCAAGGACGCCAACGCCCCGATCCAGGCCAAGCTGGTCGAGACACCGCTGGACCAGGTCGCCGCCGATCCGGACCTGGCGAACTATACCGCCAATGCCGGCGCCGCGATCTTCCGCACCTGGTGCGCGCAGTGCCACGGCTCGGGCGCGGGCGGCAATCCGGGCTATCCGACGCTTCTGGACAACGACTGGCTGTGGGGCGGCACGCTGGACGACATCCACACCACCGTCCAGCACGGCATCCGCGATCCCAAGGACGAGGAGACCCGCTATTCCGAAATGCCGAAATTCGGCACCGACGAATTGCTGGACAACAGCCAGATCGCCCAGGTGGTGAACTATGTGCTGGAACTGGGCGGGCAGCCGCATGACGCGGATCTCGCGGCCGAGGGCGCGACGGTCTTTGCCGACAACTGCACCGCCTGCCATGCCGAGGACGGCACCGGCGACCGGGCGCAGGGCGCGCCGGACCTGACCGACGCGGTCTGGCTCTATGGCTCGGACCCGGCGACGATCACCCGCATCGTCCACGACGGCCCCTTCGGTGTCATGCCGGCCTGGAACGGCCGGCTGTCCGAGGCGGACATCCGCGCCGTCGCATCCTATGTGCACGGTCTGGGCGGCGGCGAATAG
- a CDS encoding CcoQ/FixQ family Cbb3-type cytochrome c oxidase assembly chaperone: MEIYSFLRELADSWVLLSLVLFFLGAIAFVLRPGSRRLHRDAAESIFRNETSPATAGEKEVE, encoded by the coding sequence ATGGAGATCTATTCCTTCCTGCGCGAACTGGCCGACAGCTGGGTGCTGCTGTCCCTGGTGCTGTTCTTCCTGGGGGCGATCGCCTTCGTGCTCAGGCCCGGCTCGCGCCGGCTGCACCGCGATGCCGCGGAAAGCATTTTCCGTAACGAGACGAGTCCCGCCACGGCGGGCGAGAAGGAGGTCGAGTGA
- the ccoO gene encoding cytochrome-c oxidase, cbb3-type subunit II, with product MAILEKHKVLEKNATLLLVFSFLVVTIGGIVEIAPLFYLQNTIEKVTGMRPYTPLELKGRDIYVREGCYVCHSQMIRPMRDEVERYGHYSLAAESMYDHPFQWGSKRTGPDLARVGGRYSDEWHIDHLTNPQAVVPESIMPKYGFLHDRIIDASNMQDRLKTDALVGVPYSEEMVTNAAADFRAQADPDADASGLEERYPGALQRNYDRRAGVSEMDALIAYLQVLGTMVDFSTFEPDPNR from the coding sequence ATGGCAATCCTTGAAAAACACAAGGTCCTGGAAAAGAACGCCACGCTGCTGCTGGTCTTTTCCTTCCTGGTCGTCACCATCGGCGGCATCGTCGAGATCGCGCCGCTGTTCTATCTGCAGAACACCATCGAGAAGGTGACGGGCATGCGGCCCTATACGCCCTTGGAGCTGAAGGGCCGGGACATCTATGTCCGCGAGGGCTGCTATGTCTGCCACAGCCAGATGATCCGCCCGATGCGCGACGAGGTCGAACGCTATGGCCACTACAGCCTGGCGGCCGAATCGATGTACGACCATCCGTTCCAATGGGGGTCGAAACGCACCGGGCCGGACCTGGCCCGGGTGGGCGGGCGCTATTCGGACGAATGGCATATCGACCACCTGACCAACCCGCAGGCGGTGGTGCCGGAATCGATCATGCCGAAATACGGCTTCCTGCATGACCGCATCATCGACGCCTCGAACATGCAGGACCGGCTGAAGACCGACGCGCTGGTCGGCGTGCCCTACAGCGAGGAGATGGTGACGAATGCCGCCGCCGACTTCCGCGCCCAGGCCGATCCCGACGCGGATGCCTCGGGGCTGGAGGAACGCTATCCGGGCGCCTTGCAGCGCAACTACGACCGCCGCGCCGGCGTGTCGGAAATGGACGCCCTGATCGCCTATCTGCAGGTGCTGGGCACGATGGTCGACTTCTCGACCTTCGAGCCCGACCCGAACCGCTGA
- the ccoN gene encoding cytochrome-c oxidase, cbb3-type subunit I produces the protein MLDTIKLIALGVIAVLAALAANYARPDDPAYLVNALIVMLAAGFMFVRVLRQMGNEQPLLDPHPESEYMDGVVRAGVVATAFWGVVGFLVGVVIAFQLAFPALNLSDFTMGYTNFGKLRPLHTSAVIFAFGGNALIATSFYVVQRTSAARLWGGNAAWFVFWGYNLFIVLAATGYILGATQSKEYAEPEWYVDWWLTLVWVVYLAVFLGTILKRKEPHIYVANWFYLSFIVTIAMLHIVNNLSVPVSFLGSKSVQVFSGVQDGMVQWWYGHNAVGFFLTAGFLGMMYYFIPKQAERPVYSYKLSIIHFWALIFLYIWAGPHHLHYTALPDWASTLGMVFSIILWMPSWGGMINGLMTLSGAWDKLRTDPIIRMMVVAVGFYGMATFEGPMMSIKAVNSLSHYTDWTIGHVHSGALGWNGMITFGALYYLTPRLWGRERLYSTGLVSWHFWLATIGLVLYAASMWVSGIMEGLMWREVDAQGFLVNAFADTVAAKFPMNVVRGLGGVLYLSGALIMCYNLWATVAKQPKTATTAVAVPAE, from the coding sequence ATGTTGGATACCATCAAGCTGATCGCGCTGGGGGTGATCGCGGTTCTGGCCGCCCTCGCCGCCAATTACGCGCGACCCGATGATCCCGCCTATCTGGTGAACGCGCTGATCGTGATGCTGGCGGCCGGGTTCATGTTCGTGCGGGTGCTGCGCCAGATGGGCAACGAGCAGCCGCTGCTCGACCCGCACCCGGAAAGCGAATACATGGACGGCGTGGTCCGGGCCGGGGTCGTCGCCACCGCCTTCTGGGGCGTGGTCGGCTTCCTGGTCGGCGTGGTCATCGCCTTCCAACTGGCCTTCCCGGCGCTGAACCTCAGCGACTTCACCATGGGCTACACGAACTTCGGCAAGCTGCGGCCGCTGCATACCAGCGCGGTGATCTTCGCCTTTGGCGGCAACGCGCTGATCGCGACCTCGTTCTATGTCGTCCAGCGCACCTCGGCGGCCAGGCTCTGGGGCGGCAATGCCGCCTGGTTCGTGTTCTGGGGCTACAACCTGTTCATCGTCCTGGCCGCGACCGGCTATATCCTGGGCGCCACCCAGTCCAAGGAATATGCCGAGCCGGAATGGTATGTCGACTGGTGGCTGACGCTGGTCTGGGTCGTCTATCTCGCGGTGTTCCTGGGCACGATCCTGAAGCGCAAGGAACCGCATATCTACGTGGCGAACTGGTTCTACCTGTCCTTCATCGTCACCATCGCCATGCTGCATATCGTCAACAACCTGTCGGTGCCGGTCAGCTTCCTAGGCTCGAAATCGGTGCAGGTGTTCTCGGGCGTGCAGGACGGCATGGTGCAATGGTGGTATGGCCACAACGCCGTGGGCTTCTTCCTGACCGCCGGCTTCCTGGGCATGATGTATTACTTCATCCCCAAGCAGGCCGAGCGTCCGGTCTACAGCTACAAGCTGTCCATCATCCACTTCTGGGCGCTGATCTTTCTGTATATCTGGGCCGGTCCGCACCATCTGCACTATACCGCGCTGCCCGACTGGGCCTCGACGCTGGGCATGGTGTTTTCGATCATCCTGTGGATGCCCAGCTGGGGCGGCATGATCAACGGGCTGATGACGCTGTCGGGCGCCTGGGACAAGCTGCGCACCGATCCGATCATCCGCATGATGGTGGTGGCCGTCGGCTTCTACGGCATGGCGACCTTCGAAGGGCCGATGATGTCGATCAAGGCGGTCAACTCGCTGTCGCACTATACCGACTGGACCATCGGCCATGTGCATTCCGGCGCCCTGGGCTGGAACGGCATGATCACCTTCGGCGCGCTCTACTACCTGACGCCGCGCCTGTGGGGCCGCGAGCGGCTGTATTCGACGGGCCTGGTCAGCTGGCACTTCTGGCTCGCCACCATCGGCCTGGTGCTCTACGCCGCCTCGATGTGGGTCTCGGGCATCATGGAAGGGCTGATGTGGCGCGAGGTCGACGCCCAGGGCTTCCTGGTCAACGCCTTCGCCGACACCGTGGCCGCCAAGTTCCCGATGAACGTGGTGCGTGGCCTGGGGGGTGTGCTCTATCTCAGCGGCGCGCTGATCATGTGCTACAACCTGTGGGCCACCGTCGCCAAGCAACCCAAGACCGCAACCACCGCCGTCGCGGTTCCGGCAGAGTAA
- a CDS encoding universal stress protein, whose amino-acid sequence MGYKTILTVLTETGQHEQLDAALAMTRREDAHLDIFCMGVDHTQSGYYYAGASAYVFQESIDKAMAAASDLEQKVRERLNAEDVRWSVDSAVAQVGGMSTLVGMRARYSDLVVLNRPYGPGATPDAEAITEAALFEGSAPVLIVPHQLTEPFGKRIVIAWNQSNEALAAVRRALPLLVAAECVEITVIDPSPNGPERSDPGGALCQMLTRHGVRAEISVLARTLPQVSDILNRRVTEIGADMLVMGAYGHSRFRQAILGGATRNMLEKAEVPVLMAR is encoded by the coding sequence ATGGGATACAAGACCATCCTGACCGTCCTGACCGAAACCGGCCAGCACGAGCAGTTGGACGCGGCGCTTGCCATGACCCGGCGCGAGGATGCGCATCTCGACATCTTCTGCATGGGCGTCGACCATACGCAAAGCGGCTATTACTATGCCGGCGCCTCGGCCTATGTGTTCCAGGAATCCATCGACAAGGCCATGGCCGCCGCCAGCGACCTGGAGCAGAAGGTGCGCGAGCGGCTGAATGCCGAGGACGTGCGCTGGTCGGTCGATTCCGCCGTGGCCCAGGTCGGCGGCATGTCGACGCTGGTCGGCATGCGCGCGCGCTATTCCGACCTGGTGGTGCTGAACCGGCCCTATGGTCCCGGCGCGACCCCCGATGCCGAGGCGATCACCGAGGCGGCGCTGTTCGAGGGCTCGGCCCCGGTGCTGATCGTGCCGCACCAGCTGACCGAGCCCTTCGGCAAGCGCATCGTCATCGCCTGGAACCAGTCGAACGAGGCCCTGGCCGCCGTGCGCCGCGCCCTGCCGCTGCTGGTCGCCGCCGAATGCGTCGAGATCACCGTGATCGACCCTTCGCCCAACGGCCCGGAGCGCTCGGACCCCGGCGGGGCGCTGTGCCAGATGCTGACCCGGCATGGCGTGCGGGCCGAGATCTCGGTGCTGGCGCGCACCCTGCCCCAGGTCAGCGACATCCTGAACCGGCGCGTGACCGAGATCGGCGCCGACATGCTGGTCATGGGTGCCTATGGCCATTCGCGCTTCCGCCAGGCGATCCTGGGCGGCGCGACGCGCAACATGCTGGAAAAGGCCGAGGTGCCGGTGCTGATGGCGCGCTGA